One Burkholderia sp. 9120 genomic window, GAACGCGTGAAAGCGCTCGACGCGAAACGCGGTCTCGTGTGGCTCGACTGCTCGCCGCTGAATAACACGTACGCGCTCGGCTTGCCGCAGCAGGTGGCGCAGCAAACCGGCATCCGCACGATCTCGCAACTCGCCGCGAAGCTCGCGGCCGAGCCGAACAAGAAGCACGTGTTCGCGATGGATGCCGAGTTCGCCAATCGTCCAGACGGTTTGAAGCCGCTCGAAGCCGCGTACGACATGCATTTCAGCCGCGCGGAAACCCGTCAGATGGATCCGGGCCTCGTCTACACCGCGTTGCATAACAACCAGGTGCCGATCGGTCTGATCTACACGACGGATGGCCGCGTGAAGGGCTTCAATATCGTGCCGCTCGAAGACGACCGCCACTACTTCCCCGCGTACAACGCGACGCCGGTGGTGCGCAAGACGACGCTCGACCAGAACCCGCAACTCGCGACGCAGCTCAACGCGCTCTCCGACGCACTGAACAACGACACCATGCTGGAGATGAACAAGCAGGTCGACATCGACGGCAAGTCGGTGCGTGAAGTCGCGGCGGAATTTCTGCGCACGCACAAGCTGCCCTGAGCGGAGACCTTTGATATGACTGTATTCGACTATCTATCGGCCAACTGGCCTGAATTGCTGCAGCTCACTGCGCAGCACGTGTGGCTCGTTGGCATTGCCGTGGGTTGCGCGATCGTGGTCGGCGTGCCGCTCGGCATCCTGATCAATCGTCACGAGTGGCTCGCTGCGCCGTTGCTGAGCGTCGCCACCGTGGTGCTGACCTTGCCGTCGATCGCGCTGTTCGGCCTGATGATTCCGGTGTTCTCGCGCTTCGGCCAGGGCATCGGCGCGGTGCCGGCGATCACCGCCGTGTTCCTCTATTCGCTGCTGCCGATCATGCGCAACACCTACCTCGCGCTGCGCAACGTCGACGCCGGCATCAAGGAAGCGGGCATCGGCATCGGCATGACCGTTTGGCAGCGGCTGCGGCTCGTCGATTTGCCGCTTGCCGTGCCGGTGATTCTCGGCGGCGTACGCACGGCCGTGGTGATGAACATCGGCGTGATGACGATCGCCGCGGTGATCGGCGCGGGCGGCCTCGGCACGCTGATCATCCGCGCGATCGGCCAAAGCAACATGATGAAACTGTTGGTGGGCGCGGTGCTCGTGAGCTTGCTCGCGATCGTCGCCGACTTGCTGCTGCAGGCGTTGCAACGCCTGCTGACACCGAAGGGAGTGCAAAAGACATGATCGAACTCGATAAACTGACCAAGACGTTTACGCAGAAGGACGGCCAGCAGGTCAAGGCCGTCGACTCGGTCAGCCTCACGGTGGGCGAAGGCGAAATCTGCGTCTTTCTCGGCCCGTCGGGATGCGGCAAGACCACCACGCTCAAGATGATCAACCGTCTGATTGCGCCGACGTCGGGCCGCGTGCTGATCAACGGCGAGGACACCTCGGGCCTGAACGAAGTCGAACTGCGCCGGCATATCGGCTATGTGATCCAGCAGATCGGCCTGTTCCCGAACATGACGATCGAAGAGAACATCACGGTCGTGCCGCGTCTGCTCGGCTGGGACAAGAAGCGTTGTCGCGAACGCGCCACCGAGTTGATGTCGATGGTGGCGCTCGATCCGAAGCAGTATCTGAAGCGCTATCCGCGTGAACTGTCGGGCGGGCAGCAGCAGCGTATCGGCGTGATTCGCGCATTGGCCGCCGATCC contains:
- a CDS encoding glycine betaine ABC transporter substrate-binding protein, with the translated sequence MIALFKRGTARTSRLIAASVILFTSLHVSAATLVLGGKNFTEQYVLTEITSQYLRSKGYTIDARTGLGSTLLRSAQENGQVDITWEYTGTAAIVYNKITEKLDPKTMYERVKALDAKRGLVWLDCSPLNNTYALGLPQQVAQQTGIRTISQLAAKLAAEPNKKHVFAMDAEFANRPDGLKPLEAAYDMHFSRAETRQMDPGLVYTALHNNQVPIGLIYTTDGRVKGFNIVPLEDDRHYFPAYNATPVVRKTTLDQNPQLATQLNALSDALNNDTMLEMNKQVDIDGKSVREVAAEFLRTHKLP
- a CDS encoding ABC transporter permease, with the translated sequence MTVFDYLSANWPELLQLTAQHVWLVGIAVGCAIVVGVPLGILINRHEWLAAPLLSVATVVLTLPSIALFGLMIPVFSRFGQGIGAVPAITAVFLYSLLPIMRNTYLALRNVDAGIKEAGIGIGMTVWQRLRLVDLPLAVPVILGGVRTAVVMNIGVMTIAAVIGAGGLGTLIIRAIGQSNMMKLLVGAVLVSLLAIVADLLLQALQRLLTPKGVQKT